The sequence below is a genomic window from Theobroma cacao cultivar B97-61/B2 chromosome 6, Criollo_cocoa_genome_V2, whole genome shotgun sequence.
NNNNNNNNNNNNNNNNNNNNNNNNNNNNNNNNNNNNNNNNNNNNNNNNNNNNNNNNNNNNNNNNNNNNNNNNNNNNNNNNNNNNNNNNNNNNNNNNNNNNNNNNNNNNNNNNNNNNNNNNNNNNNNNNNNNNNNNNNNNNNNNNNNNNNNNNNNNNNNNNNNNNNNNNNNNNNNNNNNNNNNNNNNNNNNNNNNNNNNNNNNNNNNNNNNNNNNNNNNNNNNNNNNNNNNNNNNNNNNNNNNNNNNNNNNNNNNNNNNNNNNNNNNNNNNNNNNNNNNNNNNNNNNNNNNNNNNNNNNNNNNNNNNNNNNNNNNNNNNNNNNNNNNNNNNNNNNNNNNNNNNNNNNNNNNNNNNNNNNNNNNNNNNNNNNNNNNNNNNNNNNNNNNNNNNNNNNNNNNNNNNNNNNNNNNNNNNNNNNNNNNNNNNNNNNNNNNNNNNNNNNNNNNNNNNNNNNNNNNNNNNNNNNNNNNNNNNNNNNNNNNNNNNNNNNNNNNNNNNNNNNNNNNNNNNNNNNNNNNNNNNNNNNNNNNNNNNNNNNNNNNNNNNNNNNNNNNNNNNNNNNNNNNNNNNNNNNNNNNNNNNNNNNNNNNNNNNNNNNNNNNNNNNNNNNNNNNNNNNNNNNNNNNNNNNNNNNNNNNNNNNNNNNNNNNNNNNNNNNNNNNNNNNNNNNNNNNNNNNNNNNNNNNNNNNNNNNNNNNNNNNNNNNNNNNNNNNNNNNNNNNNNNNNNNNNNNNNNNNNNNNNNNNNNNNNNNNNNNNNNNNNNNNNNNNNNNNNNNNNNNNNNNNNNNNNNNNNNNNNNNNNNNNNNNNNNNNNNNNNNNNNNNNNNNNNNNNNNNNNNNNNNNNNNNNNNNNNNNNNNNNNNNNNNNNNNNNNNNNNNNNNNNNNNNNNNNNNNNNNNNNNNNNNNNNNNNNNNNNNNNNNNNNNNNNNNNNNNNNNNNNNNNNNNNNNNNNNNNNNNNNNNNNNNNNNNNNNNNNNNNNNNNNNNNNNNNNNNNNNNNNNNNNNNNNNNNNNNNNNNNNNNNNNNNNNNNNNNNNNNNNNNNNNNNNNNNNNNNNNNNNNNNNNNNNNNNNNNNNNNNNNNNNNNNNNNNNNNNNNNNNNNNNNNNNNNNNNNNNNNNNNNNNNNNNNNNNNNNNNNNNNNNNNNNNNNNNNNNNNNNNNNNNNNNNNNNNNNNNNNNNNNNNNNNNNNNNNNNNNNNNNNNNNNNNNNNNNNNNNNNNNNNNNNNNNNNNNNNNNNNNNNNNNNNNNNNNNNNNNNNNNNNNNNNNNNNNNNNNNNNNNNNNNNNNNNNNNNNNNNNNNNNNNNNNNNNNNNNNNNNNNNNNNNNNNNNNNNNNNNNNNNNNNNNNNNNNNNNNNNNNNNNNNNNNNNNNNNNNNNNNNNNNNNNNNNNNNNNNNNNNNNNNNNNNNNNNNNNNNNNNNNNNNNNNNNNNNNNNNNNNNNNNNNNNNNNNNNNNNNNNNNNNNNNNNNNNNNNNNNNNNNNNNNNNNNNNNNNNNNNNNNNNNNNNNNNNNNNNNNNNNNNNNNNNNNNNNNNNNNNNNNNNNNNNNNNNNNNNNNNNNNNNNNNNNNNNNNNNNNNNNNNNNNNNNNNNNNNNNNNNNNNNNNNNNNNNNNNNNNNNNNNNNNNNNNNNNNNNNNNNNNNNNNNNNNNNNNNNNNNNNNNNNNNNNNNNNNNNNNNNNNNNNNNNNNNNNNNNNNNNNNNNNNNNNNNNNNNNNNNNNNNNNNNNNNNNNNNNNNNNNNNNNNNNNNNNNNNNNNNNNNNNNNNNNNNNNNNNNNNNNNNNNNNNNNNNNNNNNNNNNNNNNNNNNNNNNNNNNNNNNNNNNNNNNNNNNNNNNNNNNNNNNNNNNNNNNNNNNNNNNNNNNNNNNNNNNNNNNNNNNNNNNNNNNNNNNNNNNNNNNNNNNNNNNNNNNNNNNNNNNNNNNNNNNNNNNNNNNNNNNNNNNNNNNNNNNNNNNNNNNNNNNNNNNNNNNNNNNNNNNNNNNNNNNNNNNNNNNNNNNNNNNNNNNNNNNNNNNNNNNNNNNNNNNNNNNNNNNNNNNNNNNNNNNNNNNNNNNNNNNNNNNNNNNNNNNNNNNNNNNNNNNNNNNNNNNNNNNNNNNNNNNNNNNNNNNNNNNNNNNNNNNNNNNNNNNNNNNNNNNNNNNNNNNNNNNNNNNNNNNNNNNNNNNNNNNNNNNNNNNNNNNNNNNNNNNNNNNNNNNNNNNNNNNNNNNNNNNNNNNNNNNNNNNNNNNNNNNNNNNNNNNNNNNNNNNNNNNNNNNNNNNNNNNNNNNNNNNNNNNNNNNNNNNNNNNNNNNNNNNNNNNNNNNNNNNNNNNNNNNNNNNNNNNNNNNNNNNNNNNNNNNNNNNNNNNNNNNNNNNNNNNNNNNNNNNNNNNNNNNNNNNNNNNNNNNNNNNNNNNNNNNNNNNNNNNNNNNNNNNNNNNNNNNNNNNNNNNNNNNNNNNNNNNNNNNNNNNNNNNNNNNNNNNNNNNNNNNNNNNNNNNNNNNNNNNNNNNNNNNNNNNNNNNNNNNNNNNNNNNNNNNNNNNNNNNNNNNNNNNNNNNNNNNNNNNNNNNNNNNNNNNNNNNNNNNNNNNNNNNNNNNNNNNNNNNNNNNNNNNNNNNNNNNNNNNNNNNNNNNNNNNNNNNNNNNNNNNNNNNNNNNNNNNNNNNNNNNNNNNNNNNNNNNNNNNNNNNNNNNNNNNNNNNNNNNNNNNNNNNNNNNNNNNNNNNNNNNNNNNNNNNNNNNNNNNNNNNNNNNNNNNNNNNNNNNNNNNNNNNNNNNNNNNNNNNNNNNNNNNNNNNNNNNNNNNNNNNNNNNNNNNNNNNNNNNNNNNNNNNNNNNNNNNNNNNNNNNNNNNNNNNNNNNNNNNNNNNNNNNNNNNNNNNNNNNNNNNNNNNNNNNNNNNNNNNNNNNNNNNNNNNNNNNNNNNNNNNNNNNNNNNNNNNNNNNNNNNNNNNNNNNNNNNNNNNNNNNNNNNNNNNNNNNNNNNNNNNNNNNNNNNNNNNNNNNNNNNNNNNNNNNNNNNNNNNNNNNNNNNNNNNNNNNNNNNNNNNNNNNNNNNNNNNNNNNNNNNNNNNNNNNNNNNNNNNNNNNNNNNNNNNNNNNNNNNNNNNNNNNNNNNNNNNNNNNNNNNNNNNNNNNNNNNNNNNNNNNNNNNNNNNNNNNNNNNNNNNNNNNNNNNNNNNNNNNNNNNNNNNNNNNNNNNNNNNNNNNNNNNNNNNNNNNNNNNNNNNNNNNNNNNNNNNNNNNNNNNNNNNNNNNNNNNNNNNNNNNNNNNNNNNNNNNNNNNNNNNNNNNNNNNNNNNNNNNNNNNNNNNNNNNNNNNNNNNNNNNNNNNNNNNNNNNNNNNNNNNNNNNNNNNNNNNNNNNNNNNNNNNNNNNNNNNNNNNNNNNNNNNNNNNNNNNNNNNNNNNNNNNNNNNNNNNNNNNNNNNNNNNNNNNNNNNNNNNNNNNNNNNNNNNNNNNNNNNNNNNNNNNNNNNNNNNNNNNNNNNNNNNNNNNNNNNNNNNNNNNNNNNNNNNNNNNNNNNNNNNNNNNNNNNNNNNNNNNNNNNNNNNNNNNNNNNNNNNNNNNNNNNNNNNNNNNNNNNNNNNNNNNNNNNNNNNNNNNNNNNNNNNNNNNNNNNNNNNNNNNNNNNNNNNNNNNNNNNNNNNNNNNNNNNNNNNNNNNNNNNNNNNNNNNNNNNNNNNNNNNNNNNNNNNNNNNNNNNNNNNNNNNNNNNNNNNNNNNNNNNNNNNNNNNNNNNNNNNNNNNNNNNNNNNNNNNNNNNNNNNNNNNNNNNNNNNNNNNNNNNNNNNNNNNNNNNNNNNNNNNNNNNNNNNNNNNNNNNNNNNNNNNNNNNNNNNNNNNNNNNNNNNNNNNNNNNNNNNNNNNNNNNNNNNNNNNNNNNNNNNNNNNNNNNNNNNNNNNNNNNNNNNNNNNNNNNNNNNNNNNNNNNNNNNNNNNNNNNNNNNNNNNNNNNNNNNNNNNNNNNNNNNNNNNNNNNNNNNNNNNNNNNNNNNNNNNNNNNNNNNNNNNNNNNNNNNNNNNNNNNNNNNNNNNNNNNNNNNNNNNNNNNNNNNNNNNNNNNNNNNNNNNNNNNNNNNNNNNNNNNNNNNNNNNNNNNNNNNNNNNNNNNNNNNNNNNNNNNNNNNNNNNNNNNNNNNNNNNNNNNNNNNNNNNNNNNNNNNNNNNNNNNNNNNNNNNNNNNNNNNNNNNNNNNNNNNNNNNNNNNNNNNNNNNNNNNNNNNNNNNNNNNNNNNNNNNNNNNNNNNNNNNNNNNNNNNNNNNNNNNNNNNNNNNNNNNNNNNNNNNNNNNNNNNNNNNNNNNNNNNNNNNNNNNNNNNNNNNNNNNNNNNNNNNNNNNNNNNNNNNNNNNNNNNNNNNNNNNNNNNNNNNNNNNNNNNNNNNNNNNNNNNNNNNNNNNNNNNNNNNNNNNNNNNNNNNNNNNNNNNNNNNNNNNNNNNNNNNNNNNNNNNNNNNNNNNNNNNNNNNNNNNNNNNNNNNNNNNNNNNNNNNNNNNNNNNNNNNNNNNNNNNNNNNNNNNNNNNNNNNNNNNNNNNNNNNNNNNNNNNNNNNNNNNNNNNNNNNNNNNNNNNNNNNNNNNNNNNNNNNNNNNNNNNNNNNNNNNNNNNNNNNNNNNNNNNNNNNNNNNNNNNNNNNNNNNNNNNNNNNNNNNNNNNNNNNNNNNNNNNNNNNNNNNNNNNNNNNNNNNNNNNNNNNNNNNNNNNNNNNNNNNNNNNNNNNNNNNNNNNNNNNNNNNNNNNNNNNNNNNNNNNNNNNNNNNNNNNNNNNNNNNNNNNNNNNNNNNNNNNNNNNNNNNNNNNNNNNNNNNNNNNNNNNNNNNNaaaaaaaaaatagtaataataagaaataagaatagaaaatatgataataaaatagataattgcattagcatagcatataCATATTGTATcatatatatcattgcatattaatatttttggttttcgagtttaagccccgatgatgggatctttcGGGGATCTTGCGAAGGCGGGTATTTCTCGAAAAGTTCCTTAGGTGAAAAGATGTTCTCGGGTctcaccagtatgatgggagggctcgagaaccatctttaataaaaggcttttgcccGAGTTGGATTCATTAtgcacaaaaatattattttaaaaagaaaatgtacgATGACCCCGATGACGGGAATTATTCGTCAAATTTGCGAAGGCGAATTTCTCGGATAATtctctaggtgagagaatatcccgagtcccaccagtatgatgggcggattcgaaaaatatcctcaataaaaggttGTTTGTTCGgcatttttatctcacgccatgcatttcatctcgCCAcccatttgcattccattttaggttaaataggagatataaagaaaaaaataataattaaggaaatctagtgagattaaaaattaaagcccaataggataatttaaaaatggtaccgttcatagAACGGGCGTCTGAGGGATGTTAATCCTTCCccgggcgtaaccgtactcccgaacctagATCCAGGAAATtgtagaccagtttaaggttcttttcggtgggcttaaaattaatttaagttttcatcgattagaatcgattcaataggtggccaatcgcacctagtaaaaaagattggtggcgactcctagcttaatttttagtgagttttcacattcacgtctagcggtcgggttcccggacccgcacgttacgacaattACCAGGCTagaattttggatttttggtTGTTATTCAAACTTTTTGCATTGGTTCTATGCTTTTTTGGTTGTGGATTCGTTACATGCTTTTATTAACAGAAACTCCAATGCGTACCCTACGTGCTTTGAACCTCCTAGGAATTTATTCTGATGATTGGGTGTCacagaaaataatatatttgtgAAAATGGTTATTGACGAAGCAAAAGCAATATTCTCAATCCTCAGAAGGTGCTGGAAATGGTATCTGGTTCCAGTTGCTATCTATTTTAGCACCACTTTCCTCTAAAACAAAGCCTACTCCATAAGCTAGAACGCCTCAGTCTAAGGTGAAGGCCAAAGCTCATCCTTTATTGTGAATTCAGTATCTGATCTTCCAACTTCTGCTGGTTCATATGGTGAGAAATCCTAAATAACTTTGTTTTTCCTTGTTAGGACGTATATTTAAGTGGAAAAGgtcatattttttaatatattttggaTGAACCTTTGATTCTTTAACCATAATAAGATAGGAGATTAATACATGACCTTGTAACTTTAAATTTGTGGTTTTGTGTATACAAAGTCGgattttgaatataaaataacaaaaagaaaaaagtttcatTCTATTATTTCAATAACAGACATCTTTCATAGTATATTTTATTGAGCTCTTAGATTTGAACTTGCAGTTAACTTTTATGTGGAACTTCTtacttgtatatatataggaTGGTGGCAAGGATCAGCCAAGCGGTAAGAAGAAAATGAGTGTGGTCATAGGACCATGGGGAGGAACCGGTGGAGCTGCTTGGGACGACGGAACCTATCATGGGGTAAGAGAAATCACTCTTGTTTATGATCGTTGCATCGACTCAATCAGAGTGATTTATGATAAGAACGGTAAGCCAGTAACAGCAGAAAAACATGGAGGTATGGGAGGAAACAAGACGGCTGAGGTTAGCTGAGTACCTCTATTGTTaaccaattttctttttgatgagCTATAATCATTACAATCACACTCAAATTCCATCGGTTGGTTTGTTGTCCAGATTAAGCTCAACTTCCCAGAAGAATTCTTGATCAGTGTAAGTGGTCATTACTGTCCTGTAGTTCATGGAGGTGGCCCTGTGATTCGATCACTCACGTTTAAGAGTAACCAGAGAACTTTTGGTCCATATGGAGTTGAAGAAGGAACTCCCTTCACTTTCTCCATGGAGGGAGGACGGATCGCCGGGTTCAATGGGAGAAGCGGATGGTATCTTGATTCAATCGGATTTCGTTTATCTCGGGGGCAATCTCCGAAACTCTTTCAGAAGGTGCAGAAAGGATTTCAAAGGCTTGCTAGTAGTGTCTCGAAATCCCCTGCCAAGAATAATAACTAGTGAAAGGGACCCTTTGCCAACAGGGAGGCTTAAAGTTCATCGTTGAAATTAAAGCAGCATGTGCCTGAGATTTAAAAAGCACACAATCTTCTTTTGATATGTTTTGGATTTTGTTGCCTTTGGTATGTTATTTGATGTTAGTAAGGAGTTGGGGTTATGCCAACTTGTGTTTCATGAAAATGAGCAAAGCAAGGTAAAGGATCCTATCTCTCTAACCAGTCACCTTTCAATTGAGACTATAACAGAGGGAGAGCAGTGCTATCAACTTGGCAAATGAAGAAGAATAACATCAGGTCCGTATAACATATCCGTTTTTTGGGTGAGGTGGAATAGCTGAGGAGAAAGGGTAAGAAAACGCACTCTTCTTTGTTCGAGTATCccaaaatcttttatttgGAAGCAAAAGGTTTGCACAAAAATTAGACAAGGTAAACAAAGAAGTAAGAATCAACAGGTTAAAAGTAGAGATTATGTTGAGGGTGAGCTTAATTggacaaaaaaaagaaggaaacaaattaattaactaaaataatcATTCCATTTATGATTTaccttcatc
It includes:
- the LOC18596087 gene encoding jacalin-related lectin 19, whose amino-acid sequence is MDGGKDQPSGKKKMSVVIGPWGGTGGAAWDDGTYHGVREITLVYDRCIDSIRVIYDKNGKPVTAEKHGGMGGNKTAEIKLNFPEEFLISVSGHYCPVVHGGGPVIRSLTFKSNQRTFGPYGVEEGTPFTFSMEGGRIAGFNGRSGWYLDSIGFRLSRGQSPKLFQKVQKGFQRLASSVSKSPAKNNN